One stretch of Corallococcus exiguus DNA includes these proteins:
- a CDS encoding DUF1631 domain-containing protein produces the protein MRIEQFLNSIKTSSPGWEPGDNLATLQLTDSQLGQLNAWVVERAHKVKRLRDEFRVAWGAAMLLAGARAIQRLFRENPDARIEYANVGVKLGIDRLDLHMNADAWSAIEAGSRQVWGVRLMRSRAAARRVLETMLLHSGAFWPLLEVLAEEVERSWSWESLVHADQQSIAAWMGNHAKLLQVREGLRSAFRDEDTRLELADHLQRFAEVKAFLAQCTAIPLASGALTEVLGAPSDEAASVLAARLAPSATTEQAQWHWDTRNGLDRLLLRLPKLITVPAAGPKQQRLLLGFANGTIKVAYSRHGERYEREAGTSSLPLPRATEFPAALLASDEHGEFEVPYMEIDAPADLVALFDADTGEQLSCASAGTTVVLVCAPRCRLNAPDGFKRRSTADLDAWSCKVPSHAQILTLNCPDGSVEEWSLDPKGIQLRIVFEPSHIPGLAFGRAAAYLRFPRFFVDGDIRTFSYRLVGPAGEQSGTLRNRIVRPVQKLAMIPGRYRLEVFADGRSGFAHFVIVPEGTAITSRSDNVGTHIAVSGGDLVLLTHTTEQARALTLNDSVHGKISINVFCRRAGLHGAYSVGAYPLHVEVRKASDSEATDERAFELLLGSGGLQIEGPPGAEVRIVAGEATFIRYLDSTGHRFIRFSELPRRVFQVGDGGLRLRVHVGSWHSDALHFSRRTARRLNVIPELRGGIWYAHTKLPDPPPVYFEFVSAWAPWIPPQRIEATVVARDEGGFQYEVLVPASGHPYQVTAFSGAERISGMGLFNSHAGRSPAPPKLDPLERLLWEGTEHKRELWRDAIERRLATHHEQWVFDTFKTLRRFGSRWFRIAEHLLDAMTHLRLGALVVPTEESDDVEAVFRDLDWPLARVRYADFQRVAPSDPVVALKRIAEWNAGLLVPAFLRWDPRERYMDVARLLAPLHEAPRLLSNAEINVVCSPDAEGVRNVINGAASGRFFGLVEIRRKYTELSADSDLRGLTVRDDNAEGVHARLRAIWQQVLPPDAREIENAVVNVTERVHRWRAGGPALPRLWDDVRVLQRSAPTLFDYWLNRWAAEGTEK, from the coding sequence ATGCGAATCGAACAGTTCTTGAACTCAATCAAGACGAGTTCGCCAGGCTGGGAGCCTGGAGATAATCTCGCCACGCTCCAATTGACCGACTCGCAGCTCGGTCAGCTCAACGCCTGGGTCGTCGAGCGCGCTCACAAGGTCAAGAGGCTTCGTGACGAGTTCAGGGTGGCCTGGGGCGCAGCAATGCTCCTGGCCGGAGCCCGCGCGATTCAGCGGCTCTTTCGCGAAAATCCAGACGCCCGGATCGAGTACGCGAACGTTGGCGTCAAGCTCGGTATCGACCGACTAGATTTGCACATGAATGCCGACGCTTGGTCTGCCATCGAGGCTGGATCTCGTCAGGTATGGGGCGTGCGACTGATGCGCTCCCGCGCAGCGGCACGGCGTGTTCTTGAGACCATGTTGCTGCACTCTGGCGCGTTCTGGCCTCTGCTTGAAGTGCTTGCGGAAGAAGTCGAGCGCTCGTGGAGTTGGGAATCTCTGGTGCACGCGGATCAGCAGTCGATCGCCGCCTGGATGGGAAACCACGCCAAGCTCCTGCAGGTGCGTGAAGGCCTGCGTTCGGCCTTTCGCGACGAAGACACGCGTCTCGAACTCGCGGATCATCTGCAGCGCTTTGCGGAGGTGAAGGCATTCCTCGCCCAGTGCACTGCGATCCCGCTTGCCAGCGGTGCGCTCACCGAGGTGCTTGGCGCTCCAAGCGATGAGGCGGCCAGCGTTCTCGCAGCCCGTCTGGCTCCGTCCGCGACCACAGAGCAGGCCCAGTGGCACTGGGACACCAGAAATGGACTAGATCGCCTTCTACTGCGCCTGCCTAAACTGATCACTGTACCTGCTGCCGGACCTAAGCAGCAGCGCCTCTTACTCGGCTTCGCGAACGGAACCATCAAGGTCGCCTATTCGCGCCACGGTGAACGGTATGAGCGTGAGGCTGGCACTTCGTCGCTCCCATTGCCGCGAGCTACTGAGTTTCCGGCAGCGCTCCTTGCCTCCGACGAGCATGGCGAGTTCGAAGTCCCATACATGGAGATCGATGCGCCGGCCGATTTAGTAGCACTCTTCGATGCCGATACTGGGGAGCAACTCTCCTGTGCGTCGGCTGGCACAACGGTTGTCCTGGTCTGCGCGCCACGATGCCGACTTAATGCGCCGGATGGCTTTAAGCGTCGGTCGACCGCCGATCTGGACGCATGGTCGTGCAAGGTTCCATCGCATGCTCAGATATTAACGCTGAACTGTCCTGACGGGTCCGTGGAGGAGTGGTCACTAGACCCCAAAGGAATCCAGCTTCGCATCGTCTTCGAGCCATCCCACATTCCTGGCTTGGCGTTCGGTCGCGCAGCCGCCTACTTGCGCTTCCCTCGCTTCTTTGTCGATGGCGATATTCGCACGTTCAGCTACCGCCTTGTTGGCCCTGCTGGCGAACAGTCCGGCACTCTCCGTAATCGGATTGTTAGGCCCGTGCAGAAATTGGCCATGATCCCCGGCCGCTACAGGCTCGAGGTGTTTGCGGACGGAAGGAGTGGCTTTGCTCACTTTGTAATCGTTCCAGAAGGCACCGCGATCACGTCAAGGTCCGACAATGTAGGCACGCACATTGCGGTATCTGGCGGCGACCTGGTGCTGCTCACGCATACAACCGAGCAGGCGCGTGCGTTGACTCTAAATGATTCGGTTCACGGCAAGATCTCAATCAATGTCTTCTGTCGACGCGCCGGATTGCACGGTGCATACTCCGTCGGTGCCTACCCACTACACGTGGAAGTCCGAAAGGCATCTGATTCCGAGGCGACCGACGAGCGTGCGTTTGAGTTGCTTCTTGGTAGTGGCGGTCTACAGATCGAAGGCCCGCCAGGAGCCGAAGTCCGGATCGTTGCAGGCGAAGCCACTTTCATACGCTATCTCGACTCAACAGGTCATCGCTTCATCCGCTTCTCCGAGTTGCCGCGTCGCGTATTTCAAGTCGGCGACGGAGGGCTCCGTCTTCGTGTTCACGTGGGTAGTTGGCACTCCGATGCGCTTCACTTCTCACGGCGCACGGCTCGCCGCCTGAACGTCATACCGGAGCTGCGAGGGGGCATTTGGTACGCGCATACCAAGCTTCCAGATCCTCCTCCTGTGTATTTCGAATTCGTGAGCGCTTGGGCGCCCTGGATCCCCCCGCAGCGCATTGAGGCGACGGTTGTCGCTCGCGACGAAGGGGGCTTTCAATACGAAGTGCTCGTCCCGGCCTCCGGACACCCGTACCAAGTTACCGCTTTCTCTGGCGCAGAGCGGATCTCCGGCATGGGACTATTCAATTCTCACGCGGGCCGCTCACCGGCACCGCCTAAACTCGATCCGCTTGAGCGCTTGCTCTGGGAGGGGACCGAGCACAAGCGAGAGCTTTGGCGAGACGCGATCGAACGCCGCCTCGCCACGCACCATGAACAGTGGGTTTTCGACACGTTCAAGACGCTCCGCCGCTTTGGTTCGCGCTGGTTCAGGATTGCCGAGCATCTATTGGATGCAATGACGCATCTTCGCCTCGGTGCTCTCGTGGTGCCCACCGAGGAGTCCGACGACGTCGAGGCCGTCTTCCGTGATCTCGATTGGCCATTAGCTCGTGTCCGCTATGCCGACTTTCAGCGCGTCGCGCCATCTGATCCTGTGGTCGCATTAAAGAGGATCGCTGAGTGGAACGCCGGACTGCTTGTGCCCGCGTTCCTAAGGTGGGACCCGAGGGAGCGTTACATGGACGTCGCGCGGCTTCTCGCTCCACTCCACGAGGCTCCGAGGTTGCTCAGCAATGCAGAGATCAATGTGGTGTGCAGTCCAGATGCAGAGGGAGTGAGGAACGTCATCAATGGTGCTGCAAGCGGTCGATTTTTCGGCTTAGTAGAAATTCGGCGGAAATATACTGAGCTGTCAGCCGATTCCGATCTTCGCGGCCTCACTGTACGTGACGACAATGCCGAAGGCGTTCACGCCCGGCTTCGCGCAATCTGGCAGCAGGTGCTCCCGCCTGATGCCCGCGAAATCGAGAACGCGGTCGTTAATGTGACTGAGCGCGTCCACCGCTGGCGCGCAGGTGGACCTGCACTCCCAAGGCTCTGGGACGATGTTCGGGTGCTACAGCGCAGTGCTCCAACTCTTTTCGACTATTGGCTTAACCGCTGGGCCGCGGAGGGAACCGAAAAGTGA
- a CDS encoding DEAD/DEAH box helicase: MIKHYQFDAYQAYHALQGRYADFLLDVFGVRPGPLANVLRSHWSSDSGFSLFAPLLIQAAFPFRPGKTLSELQAPSPNQRTRERPLHPKTVSLLKKAGLDYPLFEHQVDTIRAASHGETVVLSAGTGSGKTEAFVIPLIDRLFWDHEEGRDDLSQPGVRAVVVYPLNALVNNQVDRLLAMLGGQDEIHFAYYTSRLKDTWRSAKNSYERRGKPVPPKCQLIDRRTLRGIDGGDGRPKGPPHVLVTNFSMLEYMLIRPNDRTIFEPDNLFYGKNPRLKMIVLDEAHVYAGAQAAEIHMLLRRAAQRFGTTLEMVQGFATSATLAQGENEGRAVLDEYASRMFAKKSGVKSVEGHRYLPDEARPPRHVPELRDPVTLGDEQQLIAADLRTLEYDGSGNPSTLLRDTALANTAWKACESLGLVTEAERAQLSVASVDCPALLLHHVFATHPKLTELREWLFKNKELPDIDQVATKVYGPAEPSEQRRRATDALLRLGSLARLDAKRHPFIPIRMHALMRAPTGVWVDPRPPEAGVVEGWPWGPVTSIAPSGDPAEFPRAQLGVCAECGAPYLVAYRVGGAKELRVVKVDKAARVAVRPKEGKEEVLCVGERRIPVELVDLDVADRHGRSPMKTCLQCNTPSPRLRPLLLSPRAALGAVVDMLYPHLGEMPPSSGEQEFRPGGGRRLLSFSDSRQEAARIAAVVESTHDTGVNRQLIVRTLHGEGGRATVKELARALGQSESLRERADSRDLKQPESLEYLGLLSIYEELARPPSRANTLETLGIVEVVYPSLPPCPNEALPYFGSDKVWKDFVAQLLDFARSRGVVVKPSPDEPEAEEKLGHFLPNTLGNKLVWSTAEELPDEDESEADEEESGRDIPMYPRRKPEAGRMYEYTDRVRERLKMPDSKGIDSLLTFAWDALNQHAVQGCRWLRLRQGKIQIDLSRLELQLHAQPPLIDVDSGRVYFRSVGGVVPVPKCPRTLVPVNDKLRALWAARHSVRRILEDPLLGLHSVEHTAQIGVDSLEGEENAFRRGERNLLASSTTLEMGVDIGGLTFVMLTNVPPSPANYWQRAGRAGRRADGSSMVLTLALNRPHDQLVFTSPRRFLHSEMTPPQVRLDAPPLLLRHVNASLLAAFFEEAVERDGVGSPMRAFGTVEEFLFRAAIGDGGMDKQLAGKLELHNEDPISLAFGRWLDQLDENSSVAMQIRDLTKGTTLATYTLSELAASCSKSLERAVATVSGDYDVIKEQCEREQQKGESARDSTLLGALAHQERVLLKETLIACLARNGFLPRFGFPLDVVHLDTKWKFKKKISGDQRDDEDEPRRHEEPLELRMERALDIALSEYAPGSEIIADKKLHRVAGVVRNWLAGDESSVVQHFYIECEKCGHFEDRNAPPRECEICRHLTVFQEELDSDTDATGRRRRKKKAAEEETPLEAGDFPPSRVRRYMRPSGFAVKVGRRPRRVGSEIDRMPSPRITVLASNSIGLVDILPSGIIGGFTSNSTVFVRSEGRSERPGGPGFGFAICQRCGFAEPEESFDGQLPEAFVKHGKLRGYTHCDGQSTWRHAVLGTSMPVDAFRLRLTKEFRPAVQPAEAEAFFHTFAAYLQIIVARRLQVDPRTLHAAVATWQDANPSGGRNWVSEREAVVYEPSGSGMLRHLMDDPVALLSDLVEMLDKNDEAKIIRFDTQFLAARGMLRVDLLRTHFLDPARRMLLSAANPLEKHKAAVLRGRGPMLAAIELVEDTSSELGLQAAEVAGDALEAGGLLRAIQRRVLCSEKHAPQLLLNSLPDASGKDDDTAVVAVHLRRLIEGGVHLRVAAVADRGALREDVWQVLSNCPTGAAAIGGIQTAGGDGPRFGSAWLDGCTPVEAKPEAAKEAWSKFAERWGRGQPVTVEDLTPKSPNARPLVEIAKGVINPDVVFAWRLLRSQLGDLNQLGKVTRLAYSDRHLGKSAIAMWMLGEVIQRLAYAPKAAGKIWTREAEGYDGQAKNVDELFRLKKAPANLGPKQSKMLAEWCSGEAGKKGLGLQFERRFELEHPRKLVIEFAPGGKLRSLKVLFDSGLDWAECKSVVGPWTQGPFQSRTTHMSIYVDLPVGDDLTALGV; this comes from the coding sequence GTGATCAAACACTACCAGTTTGATGCATACCAAGCATATCACGCACTGCAGGGGCGTTACGCTGATTTCTTGCTTGACGTGTTTGGGGTGCGACCCGGGCCTCTCGCGAACGTCCTTCGCTCGCATTGGAGCAGCGATAGTGGCTTTTCGCTGTTTGCGCCGCTGCTGATTCAGGCCGCATTCCCATTCCGCCCCGGGAAAACGCTTTCCGAGCTTCAAGCCCCCTCACCTAATCAGCGCACACGTGAGCGGCCGCTGCACCCGAAGACGGTCTCTCTGTTGAAGAAGGCCGGCCTCGATTACCCCCTGTTCGAGCACCAGGTCGACACCATTCGTGCTGCTTCCCATGGTGAAACCGTGGTCCTCTCGGCGGGCACGGGCAGCGGCAAGACCGAGGCGTTCGTTATCCCACTCATCGATCGCCTCTTCTGGGATCATGAGGAGGGCCGCGACGATCTCAGTCAGCCGGGCGTGCGCGCTGTGGTCGTCTACCCGCTCAACGCGCTTGTGAACAACCAGGTCGACCGCTTATTGGCAATGCTCGGCGGACAAGATGAAATTCACTTCGCTTACTACACCAGCCGGTTGAAGGACACATGGCGTTCGGCGAAGAACTCGTACGAGCGCCGCGGCAAGCCAGTACCTCCGAAATGCCAGCTCATCGACCGTAGGACGCTGCGTGGAATTGATGGTGGCGATGGTCGGCCGAAGGGGCCGCCGCACGTTCTCGTCACCAACTTCAGCATGCTCGAGTACATGCTGATTCGTCCGAACGACAGGACGATCTTCGAGCCCGATAACCTTTTCTACGGCAAAAATCCTCGCCTCAAGATGATAGTGCTCGACGAGGCGCACGTGTACGCCGGCGCGCAGGCCGCCGAGATCCACATGCTGCTGCGCCGCGCTGCGCAGCGCTTCGGCACCACGCTAGAGATGGTGCAGGGATTCGCGACCTCCGCAACGCTCGCGCAAGGAGAGAATGAAGGACGCGCCGTGCTCGATGAGTATGCGTCCCGCATGTTCGCGAAGAAGAGCGGCGTGAAATCAGTCGAGGGACACCGATATCTGCCGGACGAGGCCCGTCCGCCGCGGCATGTGCCGGAACTTCGAGATCCCGTGACCTTGGGTGACGAACAGCAGTTAATCGCCGCGGATCTTCGCACACTCGAATACGACGGTTCGGGAAATCCATCCACATTGCTTCGCGATACCGCCCTTGCCAACACCGCGTGGAAGGCATGCGAATCGCTTGGATTGGTAACCGAGGCAGAGCGGGCTCAGTTGTCAGTTGCCAGTGTCGACTGCCCAGCGCTCCTCTTGCATCACGTGTTCGCTACGCACCCGAAACTCACAGAGCTGCGCGAGTGGCTCTTCAAAAACAAGGAGCTACCTGACATCGATCAGGTAGCCACCAAGGTGTATGGGCCTGCTGAACCGAGTGAGCAGCGGCGGCGCGCGACCGATGCACTCCTGCGCCTTGGATCGCTCGCACGCCTTGATGCCAAGAGACATCCATTCATCCCGATCCGGATGCATGCGCTTATGCGCGCGCCGACCGGAGTCTGGGTTGATCCTCGCCCACCCGAAGCAGGCGTAGTCGAGGGGTGGCCGTGGGGGCCGGTAACCTCAATCGCACCTTCCGGTGATCCTGCCGAATTCCCGCGCGCGCAGCTCGGTGTCTGCGCTGAGTGTGGTGCACCTTATCTTGTCGCCTATCGCGTCGGCGGGGCCAAGGAGTTGCGAGTCGTGAAGGTGGACAAGGCCGCCCGCGTCGCAGTCCGTCCGAAGGAAGGCAAGGAGGAGGTGCTGTGTGTCGGCGAGAGGCGCATCCCCGTCGAATTGGTGGACCTCGATGTGGCCGACCGTCACGGGCGTTCGCCAATGAAGACGTGCCTGCAGTGCAATACGCCGTCGCCCCGACTTCGCCCGCTGCTGCTCAGTCCACGCGCCGCTCTCGGCGCTGTCGTCGATATGCTTTATCCCCACCTTGGCGAGATGCCACCAAGCAGTGGGGAACAGGAGTTCCGCCCGGGCGGCGGGCGTCGCTTGCTCTCGTTTTCTGATAGCCGCCAGGAAGCGGCCCGCATCGCCGCAGTCGTCGAGAGTACGCACGACACCGGCGTCAACCGCCAGCTCATCGTCAGGACGCTCCATGGCGAAGGCGGTAGGGCGACGGTGAAGGAGCTGGCGCGTGCACTCGGTCAGAGTGAGTCGCTCCGCGAGCGCGCAGACTCACGCGATCTCAAGCAGCCCGAGTCGCTCGAATACCTTGGCCTGCTCTCGATCTATGAGGAGCTTGCGCGGCCACCAAGCCGCGCCAACACGCTTGAGACGCTCGGTATCGTTGAGGTCGTGTACCCCAGCCTGCCTCCGTGCCCGAACGAGGCTCTGCCTTACTTTGGCAGTGATAAAGTATGGAAGGACTTCGTCGCCCAGTTGCTCGACTTTGCGCGTAGCCGTGGCGTGGTTGTTAAACCAAGCCCCGATGAGCCGGAAGCAGAGGAGAAGCTCGGACACTTCCTCCCGAACACGCTCGGCAACAAGCTTGTTTGGAGCACTGCGGAGGAACTGCCCGACGAGGACGAATCCGAAGCTGATGAAGAGGAGTCTGGTCGCGACATCCCTATGTACCCGCGCCGCAAGCCCGAGGCCGGCCGAATGTACGAGTACACAGATCGGGTTCGCGAACGCCTCAAGATGCCCGATTCAAAGGGTATCGATTCCTTGCTCACATTCGCGTGGGACGCGCTGAATCAGCACGCTGTGCAGGGATGCAGGTGGCTCCGACTGAGGCAGGGCAAAATCCAGATCGACCTGTCGCGCCTTGAGCTCCAACTTCATGCGCAACCACCTCTCATCGACGTCGACTCCGGCCGTGTCTACTTCCGCTCTGTAGGCGGTGTGGTCCCGGTCCCCAAATGCCCGCGCACGCTGGTGCCAGTGAACGACAAGTTGCGAGCACTTTGGGCTGCCCGTCATTCAGTACGCCGCATTCTTGAGGATCCGCTCCTCGGTTTGCATAGCGTTGAGCACACTGCGCAGATCGGAGTCGACTCGCTTGAAGGAGAAGAAAACGCCTTTCGGCGCGGTGAGCGAAACTTGCTCGCATCATCGACCACTCTGGAGATGGGCGTCGATATTGGAGGCCTCACATTTGTGATGCTGACCAACGTGCCGCCGAGCCCTGCGAACTACTGGCAGCGAGCCGGTCGAGCCGGTCGCCGGGCAGATGGCTCATCGATGGTGCTTACGCTCGCCCTCAATCGGCCGCATGATCAACTGGTGTTTACCAGCCCACGGCGTTTCCTCCATTCAGAAATGACACCGCCGCAGGTCCGTCTCGATGCGCCGCCACTTCTGCTGAGGCATGTGAACGCATCTCTGCTGGCGGCGTTCTTCGAGGAAGCCGTCGAACGTGACGGCGTCGGCAGCCCAATGCGCGCATTCGGAACGGTCGAAGAGTTCCTGTTCCGCGCTGCCATTGGCGACGGTGGCATGGACAAACAACTCGCAGGCAAGCTTGAGTTGCATAATGAGGATCCGATTTCGCTTGCGTTCGGGCGCTGGCTCGACCAGCTCGATGAAAATTCAAGCGTGGCAATGCAGATCCGTGACCTGACGAAGGGCACGACACTGGCAACGTACACGCTCTCCGAGCTTGCTGCCTCCTGCTCCAAGTCGCTCGAGCGCGCTGTCGCGACTGTTAGTGGGGACTACGATGTGATTAAGGAGCAGTGCGAGCGTGAGCAGCAGAAAGGTGAGTCCGCTCGTGATTCAACACTTCTCGGTGCTCTCGCCCATCAAGAGCGCGTCCTTCTGAAGGAAACGCTGATTGCATGTCTCGCTCGAAACGGTTTTTTGCCGCGCTTCGGTTTCCCTCTTGATGTCGTGCATCTCGACACGAAGTGGAAGTTCAAGAAGAAGATCAGTGGCGATCAGCGCGACGATGAGGATGAGCCGAGGCGACATGAAGAACCGCTAGAACTGCGTATGGAGCGCGCTCTTGACATCGCACTAAGTGAGTATGCGCCTGGATCCGAAATTATTGCCGACAAGAAACTGCACCGCGTTGCGGGAGTGGTTCGAAACTGGCTGGCCGGCGACGAGAGCAGTGTCGTTCAGCATTTCTACATTGAGTGCGAAAAGTGCGGGCATTTCGAAGACCGCAACGCTCCGCCTAGAGAGTGCGAGATCTGTCGTCATCTCACTGTGTTCCAGGAGGAGTTGGATTCAGACACGGATGCGACCGGACGCCGCCGCCGAAAGAAGAAGGCCGCCGAGGAGGAGACTCCGCTTGAGGCAGGGGATTTTCCTCCGAGCCGCGTGCGCCGTTACATGCGGCCGAGTGGTTTCGCGGTCAAAGTCGGTCGCAGGCCGCGACGAGTAGGCTCCGAGATTGATCGGATGCCTTCTCCGCGCATAACTGTTCTCGCATCCAACTCCATAGGCCTCGTGGATATCCTTCCGTCTGGCATCATCGGTGGATTCACCTCCAACTCGACGGTCTTCGTGCGCTCCGAGGGCAGATCCGAGAGGCCAGGCGGGCCCGGATTCGGCTTCGCCATTTGCCAGCGCTGCGGATTCGCCGAACCGGAGGAGTCGTTCGATGGTCAGCTTCCCGAAGCGTTCGTGAAGCACGGTAAGCTCCGAGGGTACACGCACTGTGACGGCCAGAGCACATGGCGGCATGCCGTTCTTGGCACATCGATGCCCGTCGATGCTTTCCGACTACGGCTTACAAAGGAGTTTCGTCCTGCCGTCCAACCTGCTGAGGCGGAAGCGTTCTTCCACACGTTTGCTGCCTACCTGCAAATCATTGTTGCACGGAGACTCCAAGTCGATCCACGCACTCTGCACGCAGCCGTCGCGACGTGGCAGGACGCCAACCCAAGCGGTGGGCGCAATTGGGTCTCAGAGAGAGAGGCGGTCGTTTACGAGCCCAGCGGCTCTGGAATGTTGCGGCATCTCATGGATGATCCAGTTGCGCTTCTTAGTGATTTGGTCGAAATGCTCGACAAGAATGACGAAGCGAAAATCATTCGTTTCGACACACAGTTTCTCGCCGCGCGAGGCATGCTGCGCGTCGATCTTCTCCGAACTCACTTCCTGGATCCCGCGCGCAGGATGTTGCTTAGTGCAGCCAACCCGCTCGAAAAACACAAGGCTGCGGTGTTGCGTGGACGCGGGCCGATGCTCGCTGCAATTGAGCTAGTCGAGGACACCAGCTCGGAACTCGGGCTTCAAGCCGCTGAAGTCGCGGGTGATGCGCTTGAGGCAGGCGGTCTCCTGAGAGCCATTCAGCGACGCGTGCTTTGCTCGGAAAAGCATGCACCGCAGCTGCTGCTCAACAGCCTGCCCGATGCCAGCGGTAAGGACGACGACACTGCGGTAGTCGCCGTGCACTTGAGGCGCCTTATTGAGGGCGGAGTGCACTTACGCGTCGCTGCCGTTGCGGACCGAGGGGCATTACGCGAAGACGTGTGGCAGGTCCTCTCTAACTGTCCTACAGGTGCTGCGGCGATCGGCGGTATACAGACTGCCGGCGGCGATGGTCCTCGCTTCGGATCCGCATGGCTCGATGGCTGCACTCCCGTTGAGGCGAAACCTGAGGCCGCCAAGGAGGCATGGTCCAAGTTCGCCGAGCGCTGGGGGCGGGGCCAACCGGTAACGGTAGAGGATCTTACGCCGAAGTCGCCCAACGCCCGTCCGCTCGTCGAGATCGCAAAGGGTGTGATTAACCCTGACGTTGTCTTCGCGTGGAGGTTGCTCCGGTCGCAACTCGGTGATCTGAACCAGTTAGGGAAGGTGACGAGGCTCGCGTATAGCGATCGGCACCTTGGCAAGAGTGCGATCGCAATGTGGATGCTCGGCGAGGTGATCCAACGCCTTGCCTATGCTCCGAAGGCTGCGGGCAAAATTTGGACGCGCGAGGCAGAGGGCTACGATGGTCAGGCGAAGAACGTCGACGAGCTGTTCAGGTTGAAAAAGGCCCCCGCTAATCTCGGGCCGAAGCAATCCAAGATGCTGGCGGAGTGGTGCTCCGGCGAGGCAGGCAAGAAGGGGCTCGGCCTGCAGTTTGAGCGTCGCTTTGAGCTCGAACACCCGCGCAAGCTGGTGATCGAGTTCGCGCCGGGCGGCAAGCTCAGATCTCTCAAGGTGCTCTTCGACAGCGGCCTCGATTGGGCAGAGTGTAAATCGGTAGTTGGCCCATGGACGCAGGGGCCATTCCAGAGCCGCACGACGCATATGAGCATCTATGTGGATCTGCCGGTCGGCGACGATCTCACTGCGCTCGGAGTCTAA
- the istA gene encoding IS21 family transposase → MSNRRVEMDRLQELVRLHRLGTPARQVARVLRMGVDVERGYRRVLEAAGLLQGDAQVLPELEVLKAAVLAARPAAPPAPQQTSSMEAHRAQVEAWVAKGLQPQAIFTRLRMEAGEPVGSLSAVKRLVGSVRRAQGVSEEDVAIPVETAPGEVAQVDFGEVGRLYDADAGALRRTWVFVMVLGYSRHLFATRVFDQRVETWLRCHEAAFEYFGGVPHCLVPDNLKAAVVRAAFGVDGERALQRSYRALARHYGFIVDPAPPRAPEKKGKVEAGVRYVKGNFFAGRAGEDARECEAALQRWLRDVASVRVHGTTGRQPRLLFQEASALRALPAAAWAPEVWHEACVHRDAHVMYGRRLYSVPWRLIGQRVWLCVTAHDVRVYAQDERVATHPLRGEGHRSTVETHLPEARAALRHRSRSHWETRAARLGPHTEAYVRAVFDADDVLSQLRCVQAMVVHLEGFPRERAEAACRRALHFGNLRYQGLKDILRRGLDLQPLPQDGHLAIATPAATATPPAPRYARDVRTLLR, encoded by the coding sequence GTGAGTAACCGGAGAGTGGAGATGGACCGGCTGCAGGAATTGGTGCGGTTGCACCGCCTGGGCACGCCCGCGCGGCAAGTGGCCCGGGTGCTGCGCATGGGCGTGGACGTGGAGCGCGGCTACCGGCGCGTGCTGGAGGCGGCGGGGCTGCTGCAGGGCGACGCGCAGGTGCTGCCCGAGCTCGAGGTGCTCAAGGCCGCGGTGCTGGCGGCGCGGCCCGCGGCCCCGCCAGCGCCCCAGCAGACATCCAGCATGGAGGCGCACCGCGCCCAGGTGGAGGCGTGGGTGGCGAAGGGACTGCAGCCGCAGGCCATCTTCACCCGGCTGCGGATGGAGGCAGGGGAGCCGGTAGGCAGCCTCTCGGCGGTCAAACGCCTGGTGGGCAGCGTGCGTCGGGCACAGGGCGTGAGTGAAGAGGACGTCGCCATCCCGGTGGAGACGGCACCGGGCGAGGTGGCGCAGGTGGACTTCGGCGAGGTGGGCCGGCTGTACGACGCGGACGCGGGGGCGCTGCGGCGCACCTGGGTGTTCGTCATGGTGCTCGGCTACAGCCGCCACCTCTTCGCCACGCGGGTGTTCGACCAGCGCGTGGAGACGTGGCTGCGCTGTCACGAGGCCGCCTTCGAGTACTTCGGTGGCGTGCCTCATTGCCTGGTGCCCGACAACCTCAAAGCGGCGGTAGTGCGCGCGGCCTTCGGGGTGGACGGGGAGAGGGCCCTGCAGCGCAGCTACCGCGCGCTGGCGCGCCACTACGGCTTCATCGTCGACCCGGCTCCACCCCGTGCCCCAGAGAAGAAGGGCAAGGTGGAGGCGGGCGTGCGCTACGTGAAGGGCAACTTCTTCGCCGGGAGGGCCGGAGAGGACGCGCGCGAGTGCGAGGCCGCCCTGCAGCGCTGGCTGCGGGACGTGGCGTCGGTGCGCGTGCACGGCACGACGGGGCGTCAGCCGCGCCTCCTCTTCCAGGAGGCCTCGGCGCTGCGTGCGCTGCCGGCAGCCGCGTGGGCGCCCGAGGTGTGGCACGAGGCCTGCGTGCACCGCGATGCCCACGTCATGTACGGCCGACGGTTGTACTCGGTGCCTTGGCGTCTCATCGGCCAGCGCGTCTGGCTATGCGTCACGGCCCACGACGTGCGCGTGTACGCCCAGGACGAGCGCGTGGCTACCCACCCCCTACGCGGCGAGGGCCACCGCAGTACCGTGGAAACGCACCTGCCCGAGGCGCGCGCGGCCCTGCGCCACCGCAGCCGCAGCCACTGGGAGACACGGGCGGCCCGGCTGGGCCCTCACACCGAGGCGTACGTGCGCGCCGTCTTCGACGCGGATGACGTCCTCAGCCAGCTGCGCTGCGTGCAGGCCATGGTGGTGCACCTGGAAGGCTTCCCGCGCGAGCGAGCCGAGGCCGCATGCCGCCGGGCGCTGCACTTCGGCAACCTGCGCTACCAGGGCCTCAAGGACATCCTGCGCCGCGGTCTGGACTTGCAGCCGTTGCCCCAGGACGGGCACCTGGCCATCGCCACGCCCGCCGCCACTGCTACGCCGCCGGCTCCCCGCTACGCGCGCGACGTGCGCACGCTGCTGCGTTAG